Proteins encoded in a region of the Phocoena phocoena chromosome X, mPhoPho1.1, whole genome shotgun sequence genome:
- the LOC136142587 gene encoding LOW QUALITY PROTEIN: chromobox protein homolog 3-like (The sequence of the model RefSeq protein was modified relative to this genomic sequence to represent the inferred CDS: deleted 1 base in 1 codon), whose protein sequence is MASNKTTLQKMGRKQNGKSNKVEEAEPEEFVVEKVPDRRVVNGKVEYFLKWKGFTDADNTWEPEENLDCPELIEVFLNSQKAGKEKDGTKRKSLSDSESDDSKSKKKRDAADKPRGFARGLNPERIIGATESSGELMFLMKWKHSDEADLVLAKEANMKCPQIVIAFYEERLTWHSCPEDEAQ, encoded by the exons ATGGCCTCCAATAAAACTACATTGcaaaaaatgggaaggaaacagaatggaaagaGTAATAAAGTCGAAGAGGCAGAACCTGAAGAATTTGTGGTAGAAAAAGTACCGGACCGACGTGTAGTGAATGGGAAGGTGGAGTATTTCCTGAAGTGGAAGGGATTTACAGATGCAGACAATACTTGGGAACCCGAAGAAAATTTAGATTGTCCAGAGTTAATTGAAGTATTTCTTAATTCTCAAAAAGCTggtaaagaaaaagatggaacaaaaagaaaatctttatctGACAGTGAATCTGATGATagcaaatcaaagaagaaaagagatgctGCTGATAAACCAAGAGGT TTTGCCAGAGGTCTCAACCCAGAGCGAATAATTGGTGCCACAGAGAGCAGTGGAGAATTAATGTTTCTCATGAAATGGAAACATTCAGATGAGGCAGACTTGGTGCTGGCAAAAGAGGCAAATATGAAGTGTCCTCAAA TTGTAATTGCTTTTTATGAAGAGAGACTAACTTGGCATTCTTGTCCAGAAGATGAAGCTCAATAA